The following coding sequences are from one Selenomonas sputigena ATCC 35185 window:
- a CDS encoding RAMP superfamily CRISPR-associated protein: protein MAEASVSTNGQMACVTKKILLEGTLSLDSPLLIGTGLTARAVRQETDMQVLKDKKGRPFIPGTSLAGVLRTLLEDEEAALLFGSAERGEKAGGAQSAIDVEDVLLEDAAIAVRDGVGIADFARTSIAGRKYNYEAVERGAKGRLRMTVTVRRAHAEKGLEEAVQTLADRLAAGVRLGALTAKGFGKVSAADVRISTYDFSDFDDVRRWLFREDAKCIAHGSKAAGKKRAGVFSVDAAFAIRRSLIVRENDVDEKAAERKVKSQQKKSGTDFLIPGTSIKGALRHRALEILTILKKPAAALNGLMGCSTDARRQKSRFLVDEAYFRKGVKPQAHARNRLDCFTGGTVDSVLFTDEPVWQEKPGEATLRLHYEIENYAPWEAGLALYLLRDLWQGAIPLGGESSVGRGLLEGIAATVSFDDEVLEIGAAGAVEKAAAEKLEAFAKALRDMEEEAKKA from the coding sequence ATGGCAGAGGCAAGTGTTTCAACAAACGGCCAGATGGCGTGCGTCACGAAGAAGATCCTCCTCGAAGGCACGCTCTCGCTCGACTCCCCGCTGCTCATCGGCACGGGGCTGACGGCTCGCGCGGTCCGGCAGGAAACCGACATGCAGGTTTTGAAAGATAAAAAGGGACGCCCCTTCATTCCCGGCACATCGCTCGCGGGCGTGCTGCGCACGCTGCTCGAAGATGAAGAGGCGGCGCTCCTCTTCGGCTCGGCAGAGCGCGGCGAGAAGGCAGGCGGCGCACAGAGCGCCATCGACGTCGAGGACGTGCTCCTCGAAGACGCTGCCATCGCCGTGCGCGACGGCGTGGGAATCGCGGACTTCGCACGCACGAGTATTGCAGGGCGCAAGTACAACTACGAAGCCGTCGAGCGCGGCGCGAAGGGACGGCTGCGCATGACCGTCACCGTGCGCCGCGCCCATGCGGAAAAGGGGCTGGAAGAAGCGGTGCAGACGCTCGCCGACCGCCTCGCCGCAGGCGTGCGCCTCGGTGCGCTGACCGCCAAGGGATTCGGCAAGGTCTCGGCGGCGGACGTCCGCATTTCCACCTACGATTTCAGCGACTTCGACGACGTGCGCCGCTGGCTCTTCCGCGAGGACGCCAAATGCATCGCTCACGGCAGCAAAGCGGCGGGAAAAAAGCGTGCGGGCGTCTTCTCCGTCGACGCCGCCTTCGCCATCCGCCGCTCGCTCATCGTGCGCGAAAACGACGTCGATGAAAAAGCGGCAGAACGCAAGGTCAAGTCGCAACAGAAGAAGAGCGGCACGGATTTCCTCATTCCGGGCACGAGCATCAAGGGCGCTCTTCGCCACCGCGCCCTCGAAATCCTGACGATTCTCAAGAAGCCCGCCGCCGCGCTCAACGGACTCATGGGCTGCAGCACGGACGCGCGGCGGCAGAAGAGCCGCTTCCTCGTCGACGAGGCCTACTTCCGAAAGGGCGTCAAGCCTCAAGCGCACGCGCGAAACCGCCTCGACTGCTTCACGGGCGGCACGGTCGACAGCGTCCTCTTCACCGATGAACCTGTCTGGCAGGAGAAGCCGGGCGAGGCGACGCTCCGTCTGCACTACGAAATCGAGAACTATGCGCCGTGGGAGGCGGGACTCGCCCTCTACCTGCTGCGCGACCTCTGGCAGGGCGCGATCCCCCTCGGCGGCGAAAGCTCCGTCGGGCGCGGACTCTTGGAAGGCATAGCGGCGACCGTCTCGTTCGATGATGAAGTCCTTGAAATCGGCGCGGCGGGCGCGGTGGAAAAAGCAGCTGCAGAAAAGCTCGAAGCCTTCGCCAAAGCTCTGCGCGACATGGAAGAGGAGGCGAAAAAAGCATGA
- the csx19 gene encoding type III-D CRISPR-associated protein Csx19, which translates to MKNTDFSAPLKIVGLSSEKTAGLCVDLSEQALEEALRTHMKEDALLIVWQFHRIVWGRWQAGAIHLADDGALDTSLIGEMRAFNETEELHLVKKRGKFRGRYIFDKDGEGTEAVDSAAPLWGERTACAGGYVTLADAGRGLSLTVPAEEEGERFALVTRCYIGYDPETQQAGYEDMRYKAVVPLEEG; encoded by the coding sequence ATGAAGAACACGGATTTCAGCGCTCCGCTCAAGATCGTCGGCCTCTCCTCCGAAAAGACGGCGGGACTTTGCGTCGACCTTTCCGAGCAGGCGCTTGAAGAAGCGCTCAGAACGCACATGAAGGAGGACGCGCTTCTCATCGTCTGGCAATTCCACCGCATCGTCTGGGGGCGTTGGCAGGCGGGCGCGATCCATCTCGCCGACGACGGCGCACTCGACACCTCGCTCATCGGGGAAATGCGCGCCTTCAACGAGACGGAGGAACTGCATCTTGTGAAAAAGCGCGGCAAGTTCCGCGGCCGCTACATCTTTGACAAGGACGGCGAAGGCACGGAAGCCGTCGACAGCGCCGCGCCGCTCTGGGGCGAGCGCACGGCGTGTGCGGGCGGCTATGTGACGCTCGCCGATGCGGGGCGCGGCCTCTCTCTGACCGTTCCCGCCGAAGAAGAGGGGGAGCGCTTCGCTCTCGTCACGCGCTGCTACATCGGCTACGACCCCGAGACGCAGCAGGCGGGCTACGAGGATATGCGCTACAAGGCGGTCGTGCCGCTGGAGGAGGGATAA
- a CDS encoding TIGR03986 family type III CRISPR-associated RAMP protein, with amino-acid sequence MADDWREKLAKGFGRDVPEEKEEKKDWGAAYEKAESRRPRRGGERSGGYGGGRGNQGGGYGRQGGGYRGQGGYGGRGGYRGQGGGASPRPKTTEPASAPYNFVSLPEAIVPAPLDQGLDWHKMEEDKRLTHYRDYVCADGAKSGRIELSLETLTPLFIGSGSSGDTNEFFSPTGEPIVPGSTLRGFIKHMVRMVSGGAMRPGAEFTERHLYSRALADSLASFRDYYKERMVENITVSKKTDDGRTIEVAKSVSKANAGFLIAVQGKYYVCPADKESLKIPRGEEQNRAEIRWHHKEQSADVITGRSPQKKYIYFRISKADWSKERRLPVPESVLKGYREDKSRGRFDLLANGLKRREAAGFTHDAEISFCAPCFYMAEDGVVQHFGHGRYYRIPYEKSIADHVPAALQKDTIDFADAIFGCKALWAGRVIFEDAVLQGAADQLAPSRSHPLMTPNPTSFQLYLEQTGKEPQHWDSDAPIRGYKLYWHQKASADSWRLDPERDKVVKGTQEIRPIAAGAHFSGSIRFKNLRPEELGALLEVFSLGESGEDICFKIGQGKSLGLGSVRLKARLLLEDTKEQFAGLFTDGAWRESLEESTGEECLAAFRQWREEHLGEGKESFEKSMKELRCLLDWNKTSLPKWQKKTAMMRIGDKSDTRFKDRVILKRALDFAR; translated from the coding sequence ATGGCAGACGATTGGAGAGAAAAACTTGCCAAAGGATTCGGCAGGGACGTCCCCGAGGAAAAAGAGGAAAAGAAGGACTGGGGCGCCGCCTATGAGAAGGCGGAAAGCCGCCGACCGAGACGCGGCGGCGAAAGAAGCGGCGGCTATGGCGGCGGACGCGGGAACCAAGGCGGCGGCTACGGCAGACAGGGCGGCGGCTATCGCGGGCAAGGCGGCTACGGCGGACGCGGCGGTTATCGCGGACAGGGCGGCGGCGCATCGCCGCGCCCCAAGACGACGGAGCCTGCGAGCGCACCCTACAACTTCGTGTCACTGCCCGAGGCCATTGTGCCCGCGCCGCTCGACCAGGGACTCGACTGGCACAAGATGGAGGAGGATAAACGACTCACGCACTACCGCGACTATGTATGCGCCGACGGCGCGAAGAGCGGACGCATCGAACTTTCCCTTGAGACGCTGACCCCGCTCTTCATCGGCAGCGGCAGCAGCGGCGATACGAACGAATTCTTCTCGCCGACGGGCGAGCCGATCGTGCCGGGCAGCACGCTGCGCGGCTTCATCAAGCACATGGTGCGCATGGTATCGGGCGGCGCGATGCGCCCGGGCGCGGAATTCACCGAGCGCCACCTGTACTCGCGCGCGCTCGCCGACAGCCTCGCCAGCTTCCGCGACTACTACAAGGAGCGCATGGTGGAAAACATCACCGTGTCGAAAAAGACCGATGACGGCAGAACCATCGAGGTCGCAAAATCCGTTTCCAAGGCGAATGCGGGCTTTCTCATCGCCGTGCAGGGCAAATACTACGTTTGCCCCGCCGACAAGGAGAGCCTGAAGATTCCGCGTGGCGAAGAGCAGAACCGCGCCGAGATTCGCTGGCATCACAAGGAGCAGAGCGCCGATGTCATCACGGGACGCTCGCCGCAGAAGAAGTACATCTACTTCCGCATAAGCAAGGCGGATTGGAGCAAGGAGCGCCGTCTGCCCGTGCCCGAAAGCGTCCTCAAAGGCTACCGCGAGGACAAGAGCCGCGGACGCTTCGACCTCCTTGCCAACGGACTCAAGCGCAGGGAAGCGGCAGGCTTCACGCACGACGCCGAAATCAGCTTCTGCGCCCCATGCTTCTACATGGCGGAAGACGGCGTCGTGCAGCACTTCGGTCACGGGCGCTACTACCGCATCCCCTACGAGAAATCCATCGCTGACCATGTGCCTGCGGCGCTTCAAAAGGATACGATCGACTTCGCCGACGCCATCTTCGGCTGCAAGGCGCTTTGGGCGGGGCGCGTCATCTTCGAAGACGCCGTGCTCCAAGGCGCAGCCGACCAACTCGCGCCGTCGCGCTCCCATCCGCTGATGACGCCGAACCCCACCTCCTTCCAGCTCTACTTGGAGCAGACGGGAAAAGAGCCGCAGCATTGGGACAGTGATGCGCCGATCCGCGGTTATAAGCTCTACTGGCATCAGAAGGCGAGCGCCGACTCGTGGCGGCTCGACCCCGAGCGTGACAAGGTCGTCAAGGGCACGCAGGAAATCCGCCCCATCGCCGCCGGCGCACATTTTTCCGGCTCTATCCGCTTCAAGAACCTGCGCCCCGAAGAACTCGGCGCTCTGCTCGAAGTCTTCTCCCTCGGCGAGTCGGGCGAGGATATATGCTTCAAGATCGGGCAGGGAAAATCCCTCGGCCTCGGCTCGGTGCGCCTCAAGGCGCGTCTCCTGCTCGAAGACACCAAAGAGCAGTTCGCGGGACTCTTCACGGACGGCGCGTGGCGCGAAAGCCTCGAAGAGAGCACGGGCGAAGAATGCCTCGCCGCCTTCCGCCAGTGGCGCGAAGAGCATCTGGGTGAAGGAAAAGAATCCTTCGAGAAGAGCATGAAAGAGCTTCGCTGCCTGCTCGACTGGAACAAGACGAGCCTTCCCAAGTGGCAGAAAAAGACCGCCATGATGCGCATCGGCGACAAAAGCGACACGCGCTTCAAGGATCGTGTGATCTTGAAGCGCGCGCTCGACTTCGCACGCTGA